TTCACAGGCGCTGGCTGCTCTAATGGCGCGAGGTGTCCTGCGCCGGGAATGATATGCAACTCCGCGCCCTTGATAAAGTTTGCCATTTCTTGCGCATGCTCAGGCGAGGTGAGCGCATCTTGCTCCCCACAAATAATCGTGGTTGGTACGGTGATAAGTGACAGATGCGGGCGGCTATCAATGCGACCTAAAATTGCTTTTTGCTGATTTAAGAAAGCATGCATGCCCACCCTGCCCGCCATATCGATAATCAACTTCGTTAGTTCTTCATCTTGCAACCGTGACGCAGCGATGAGCATGGGTAGCAAGCGCGGCGTCACACCTTTAAAGTCGCCCTTTTGCGCGAGTTGGATAAGACCGCGGCGTTTCCTGCGGCTTTCATCCGTATCAGGACGCGCCGATGTATCAATCAGTGCAAGCTGCGTGATTCGTTGTGGCGCTTGGCGCATTAGCTCCATCGCCACATACCCGCCCATGG
This genomic interval from Alphaproteobacteria bacterium contains the following:
- a CDS encoding alpha/beta hydrolase, which codes for MKPTLVLLPGLLCDKALWQHQINALGAYVDVIVPDLTGHDSMPELAKTVLSMAPDSFALAGLSMGGYVAMELMRQAPQRITQLALIDTSARPDTDESRRKRRGLIQLAQKGDFKGVTPRLLPMLIAASRLQDEELTKLIIDMAGRVGMHAFLNQQKAILGRIDSRPHLSLITVPTTIICGEQDALTSPEHAQEMANFIKGAELHIIPGAGHLAPLEQPAPVNKILKKWLGISEK